Genomic DNA from Lutibacter sp. A80:
TGTTCTGCTGCAGGAAACGATTTATTATTTGATGAAGAATTATGTGCACAAGGAAGAAATTTTTCAAACAAAATATGGAATGCTTTTCGTTTAATTAAAGGTTGGGAAGTTTCTACAACTATAGCGCAACCACAATCCGCTAAAATTGCTATTGAGTGGTATCAAGCTAAATTTCAACAAACGTTATTAGATATTGAAAAATCTTTTGATCAATATAGAATTAGCGAAGCTTTAATGAGTATTTACAAGTTAATTTGGGATGATTTTTCTTCTTGGTTTTTAGAAATGGTAAAACCAGCATACCAACAACCAATTGATGCAAAAACATTGGAAAGTGTAATTTCATTTTTAGAAGATAATTTAAAAATATTACATCCATTTATGCCATTTTTAACAGAAGAAATTTGGCAACATATTTCAGAAAGAACTCCTGAAGAAGCATTAATTATAGCAGAATATCCTAAATTAGTTGAAGTAAATGAAAAATTAATCAACGATTTTAAAATAGCTTCTGAAGTTATTTCAGGAATTAGAAATATTAGAAAAGATAAAAACATTTCTTTTAAAGATCAAATTGAATTTTCAGTATTAAATAATGATAATGTATCTTCAGATTTTGATAAAGTAATAGAAAAACTAGGTAATTTATCAGCAATTAATTATGTAACTGAAAAAGTTGATGGAGCATTAAGTTTTAGAGTAAAATCTAACGAATATTTTATTCCGATGGGTGATGCAATTGATGTTGAAGCTGAAAAGGCGAAGTTAGAAGAAGAATTAAAATATACTGAAGGTTTCTTAAAATCTGTTCAAAAGAAATTAAGTAACGAGCGTTTTGTAAACAATGCTCCAGAAAAAGTGATTGCTATTGAACGTCAAAAAGAAGCAGATGCTTTATCTAAAATTGAAACTATAAAGACTAGTTTAAATAGTTTGTAAAAAATGGTACACTAGCTATGGCTGGCAAATGTACTTTAGAAAAGAGATTCCAATTTATTGGAATCTCTTTTTGTTTTATATTTTTTTTGTTTAAAATTCAATATATTTGAGCAAGTAAACACTTCTTAATTTTTAATTTAACCTTAAAATAAAACATGAAATATTTAAAATATATTTTAGTATTGGTACTTTTTTATTCTTGTCAATCAAATCAAAGTTCCATAACTACATTTCAAAATTTAAACGACAGTATAAAAAATAAATATGCTCCAGATAAAAGAGTTGCTATTTATGACGTTTCATATAAAAAAGCAGGAACTAATTTAATATTAGAAGGAGAAACAGATAATCCATTAGCTATTGAAGGTCTAAAAAGTAGTTTAACAGCTAAAGGAATAACATTTATAGATAGTGTTTCAATTTTACCAGAGTCAACTGTTGGAGAATATACGTATGCATTGGCAAATAATTCAGCTGCTAACTTAAGAGGTAAAGGAAAACACTCAGCAGAATTGGTTACCCAAGTTATTTTAGGAACAGAATTAAAAGTTTTAAAAAATGAAGGATCATTTTCGTTAGTACAAACTCCAGAAAAATATATTGCTTGGGTAGATAATGGTGGAATTGCATTTTTTACAAAAGATCAATTAAATAAATGGAATGAATCTGAACTTATAATTTATACAAAAACTACAGGTAATTCTTATCAAGATTCTGATTTCAAAATTATTTTAACAGATATGGTTCTTGGAGGAAAAGTTAAATTAATTGAAGAATTAACAACTAGTTTTAAAGTCGAATTTCCTGATGGTAGAATTGGTTTTATTAAAAAAGACGAAGCCGAAAAATATAAGCAATGGTTAATTCATTTAAAACCATCTAAAGAATTAGTAGAGCGTTATGCTAAAAGTCTGTTAGGTTCGCCATATTTATGGGGAGGAACTTCAACAAAGGCAATGGATTGTAGTGGTTTTGTAAAAACTGTGTATTTAATGAATGGTTTTGTAACTCCAAGAGATGCTTCGCAACAAATTTTAAAAGGTGAAATTGTTGATAAAAATTTAGAGTTAGAAGGTTTAGAAAAGGGAGATTTAATGTTTTTTGGTACTAAAGCAACAGCTGATAAAAAACAGCGAGTTACTCATGTAGGTATTTGGTTAGGGAATGGGAAACAAGAATTTATTCATTCTTCAAGAAGAGTGCGTTTAAATTCTATGAACCCTGAATCTGAAGCTTATGATACTTGGTGTGGAGAGCATTATTTAGGAAGCAGAAGGTATTTAGATGTTGAAAGTAAAGAATTAATAAAACTTTAAAAAAAGAGAATTAATTAAATATAATTTTTAACAAAATTTTAGCAGGAAAAAGTTGAATAATTTTAAAATCTTTGAATTAAAAGATTAAAATCTACTTAAAAAACGAATTTCAATAGATTGAAGTTCGTTTTTTTTTATTAAAACTTTATTTTTATTGATTAATATTAGGTTTTTTTAGTTTTATGATGATGATAATTTATGAATTTATTAAAAATAATGCGACATGTTTATTCTTATAAAATATGGCGCAACTATCTTTTGTTAAGAGCATCTTATTAATAATCAATTAATCATTAACTAAATCTTTTTTAAATGAAAACAAAGTTTAAAAGTATCTTAACGTTATTTTTAGCGTTATTAGTGCAAATTTCTTTTGCACAAGAGAAAACAGTTTCTGGAACTGTTACAGAAGGTGAAGGTCCTTTACCTGGAGTAAATGTTATTGTAAAGGGTTCTAAAATAGGTACACAAACCAATTTTGATGGTAAGTATTCTATAAAAGTAAATACTGGAGATATTTTGGTATTTAGTTATGTAGGAATGTCTAATGTAGAAAAGACCGTTGGAACAGCTAACATAATTAATGTAGAGATGGAAGGGAGTAACCTTTTAGATGAAGTTATTGTAGTTGCATATGGAACTGCAAAAAAATCTGATTTTACAGGTTCTGCCACTCAAATAAATAGTGAAGAAATGGAGCTGAGGCCAATTTCTAATGTTTCTACTGCTGTAGAGGGTGCTTCTGCAGGTGTTGCAGTTACATCTGCAAGTGGACAACCAGGTTCAGGTCAAAGTATTCAAATTAGAGGTATAGGATCTTATTCAGCTTCAAGTTCTCCATTGTATGTTGTAGATGGTATTGTATTTAGTGGTTATATAAATTCTATAAATCCAAATGATATAGAAAGTCTAACAATTTTAAAAGACGCTTCATCTACTGCATTATACGGTAACAAAGCTGCAAATGGAGTTGTAATGATAACAACTAAAAGTGGAAAAAATAAAAAAGGAGAATTTACATTCAATGCAACTTCTAGTATTGTTGATAGGTCTATACCTGAATATGATAGGTTAGATTCAGATCAATATTATGAAATTATGTGGGAAGCGCTTAGAAATACACAAGCAATACCTGGTATAAATACAGCCGAAGAAATTAATAATGCAAATATTTATGCATCAGAAAATATTTATAGTGAATTATTAAATAATCCATACAATGTAGCTAATGATCAAATTGTTGGGACTGATGGTAAAATTAATCCAAATGCAAAACTTATTTATGATGATTTAGATTGGTTAGACGCTATTACACGTATAGGGTACCGTCAAAACTATGATATGAGTTTTCAAGGAGGTACTGAAAAAGGAGACTATTATGTGTCTTTAGGATATTTAAATGAAGAAGGTTATATTATAAATTCAGATTTCGAAAGAATTTCTGGACGTATAAATGTAAACTATAAAGCTAATAGTTGGTTAAAAACAGGATTGAATCTTAGTATAACAACTTCACAAGGGAATCAATCTCAAGCAACATCTTCCCAAACAAGTTCATATGTTAACCCTGTGCGTTTTGCTCGTGGAATGGGGCCGATTTATAATATTTATCAACATGATGCATCGGGAAATTATATTTTAGATGGTAATGGTGATAGAATTTATGATTTAGATGCTTCACGTCCAAGTGATGCAAATAATGGTAGACATATTGTAGCAGAAATTAAATGGAATGAAGATTTAGATGAAATTACATCATTAGGAGGTAAAACATATCTCGATTTTCAAATTACAAAAGATTTAAGTTTTAGAACTAATCTTAGTATAGATGAACGTCATTATTATAATACAGATTTTGAAAATAAATTTGTGGGTGATGGAGCTACTGCAGGTAGAGCAGGTCGTACTTATACAAGGAGAACTGTAGTTGGTTTTAATCAATTATTAAATTATTCAAAAACAATAGGTGATCATAATATTAGTGCATTGTTAGCACATGAGTCTATTAAAGAAAAGTATAATGCTTTAGATGGGTCACGTTCAGGAATAATTGCTGACGGTAATACGGAATTAATCAATTTTGTTACAACATTAGATTTATATTCTTATGAAGATGTGTTGAATGACGAAAGTTACTTTGGACGTGTAAATTATGATTATGATGGTAAATACTTTTTAAGCGCATCTTATAGAGAGGATGGAACATCTAAGTTTGCTGAAGAAACGCGTTGGGGTAGTTTTTGGTCTTTAGGAGCAGCTTGGCGTATGGATAAAGAAGATTTTATTAGTAAACTAGACTGGGTAGATATGATGAAATTTAGAATATCTTATGGTGAAATTGGAAACAATTCTGGTATTAGTTGGTATGCTTACCAAGGTTTATATGATTTAGGATATAACAACCAAAGTGAATCAGGGTTTTTACAAGCATCACTTGAAAATAGAGATCTTTTCTGGGAAACAAGTGAAAATTTTGATGTAGCATTAGAGTTTCGTTTATTCAATAAATTAAACGGAATAATAGAATATTATAACAAGAATTCAGATAATTTATTATTTGCAGTACCATTACCATTATCAAGTGGAAGTGAAAGTGTTTATAAAAATATTGGTTCTATGTATAATAGAGGGGTAGAGGTTAGTTTTGATTACGATATTATTAAAACGGATAATTTTAAATGGAATTTAGGAATTAATGCAGCAACTGTAAAAAATGAATTCACAAAATTACCTCAAGAAGAAATTATTAATGGATCTAAAAAATTAATGGTAGGGCGTTCTATTTACGATTATTGGTTAAAAGATTGGTACGGTGTAGATCCAGCTGATGGAGCTGCTTTATATATTCCTACAGAAGAAGCAATTGAAGCAAATGATAGTGATATACGTACAGTTGATGGAGCCATTGTAACAACAAATCAAGCAAATGGAGAATATCATTATGCAGGTTCAGCTATTCCAGACTTAACAGGAGCTATATCTAATTCTTTTAGTTATAAGGATTTTGATTTAGGTTTTATGTTTACCTATCAAATAGGAGGTAAAGTTATAGATTATAACTATCAAAGTATTATGAGTGCAGGTGATTATGGAGGTGCTTTAAGTGTAGATATTTTAGATCGTTGGCAACAACCTGGAGACATTACAGATATACCAAGAATGGACCCAACTGAAACGTCTAATTTTAATGCAACTTCTGATAGATGGTTGGTTGACGGTTCTTACTTAAATTTAAAGAGAATTAATTTTTCTTATAGTTTACCAAGTAATGTGATTGATAAATTAGGAGTTTCAACAGCTCAAATTTATACAAGTGCAGAAAATGTATTTTCTTTAAATGCAAGAAAAGGATTAGATATACAACAAAACTTTAGTGGAACTAATTCAAATGTGTATACACCTTCTAGAATTATTTCATTAGGGGTAAATGTTAAATTTTAAAAATAAATAAGATGAAAAAAATACTAATTATATTTATTGGGATACTTGCTGTAAATGTCTTGTTTATAGCTTGTGAAGAAGATTTTTTAGATACCTATCCAACTGATCAGGTTTCTTCTGGGGTTGTAATTACAACTACAGGAAATGCAATGAGTGCTTTAAATGGAATACATAGAGCTTTATATATACGTTACGATAGTCAAGGTAGAGGTGGTGCTGGACATTTTAATATGCATATTGATGAATTAGGTGAAGATCACGTATTTAATTCTGCTACTTGGACTAGTGGAATTAGATGGCTTATGAACGCAAGCCCAACTCATTCTTATAATACATCTCACTGGGGTATGTTTTATAAATGGATTGCAAATGCAAATGTTTTAATAAATGGTGTAGATGGTGCAGATGGGGAACAAGAAGAAAAAGATATTATTAAAGGACAAGCTTTAGTTTATAGAGCATATTGTCATTATCAATTAGTTCAAACTTGGGCAGAAGCTTATAAGATAGGCGTTGATAATAGTCAGTTAGGTGTTCCAATTAAATTAGACAATTCAACAGAGCCAATTGAAAGATCAACAGTTGAAGCTGTTTATACGCAAATAAATACAGATTTAGATGATGCCATGCTTTTATTAGAAGGTTATTCAAGACCTAATAAATCGCATTTAAATCAGGCTGTAGCCAAAGGATTAAAGGCTAGAGTTGCCTTAACTCAAGGTAATTGGGATGTCGCAGTTAAGTATGCCGAAGAAGCAAGAGCAGGTTATACCTTAATGGATAAAGATACTTACGCTAAAGGTTTTTCAGATAATTTAGATGCTAATAGTGAATTTATGTGGGCAAGTCATATTATAGAAGATCAAACAAATTATTATGGAAATTTGGGAGGTTACCTTTCTCGTAATTATAGTTCTTCTTCTATTAGAGCTAATCCAAGATCTATAAATAATTTATTATATGATAAAATTTCTGAAACGGATGTGCGTAAAACTCTTTGGGATCCTACTGGAGAACATGAAGGTTTGGAGCTGGTTAGTAATGCAAATAAATATCCATATACTAGTCAAAAGTTTTTAGCAGTAAGCACATCTGATAGTCGTATGGATGTTCCAATGATGCGTGCTGGTGAGATGTATTTGATTGAAGCAGAAGCATTAGCTAGAGACAATCAATTTGGTTCTGCAGCTCAAGTTCTTTTTGATTTAATTAGTACTAGAGATGATAATTATACGTTATCTACTAACACAGGAGATGATTTAATTGAAGAAATTATGGTGCAACGTCGTATTGAATTATGGGGTGAAGGTTTCCGTTGGTTTGATTTAAAACGATTAAATTTACCTTTAGATAGAACTGGATCTAATCATAAATCTTCTATAAATAATAATGTTATGGAAGTTCCAGTAGGTGATAATAGATGGATATGGCCAATTCCTCAAGATGAAATTGATGCGAATCCACTTATAGAACAAAATCCAATTTAATTTTTTAATAAAGAAAAAGGTGCTAATTTATTAGCACCTTTTTTTTATTTCAATATTTGTCCCGTCCTGAAATAGCGATACACTAAAACACAAGTGTAATGAAAACATCAGACAAATCAGGTGCAGCAAAGCGAACTCAAAAAGATTACTCGCTTTCTTTTAAACTTCAATTAGTTGAAGAAGTAGAACAAGGATTTTTAACAAAAACCCAAGCCAAGCGTAAATATGGTATTCAGGGAGACGCTACAGTAACCAAATGGTTGCAAAAATATGGTAACTTTGATTGGGAAAACCAAGTTCCAAAAACGATGTCAAAAACTCCAGAACAAAAAATACTTGAGCTTGAAGCTAAAATAAAGCTCCTTGAAAAACAGAAAGCTAGAGCTGAACATCTAGCAGAACGTGCTGATAAAAAGGTTATTATTTTCGATATGCTTGTTGATATGGCAGAAAAGGAATATGATATTCAAATAAGAAAAAATTACACACCCGACTTATCAACATCTTCAAAGAAGAATATAAAGAAACTTTAGTTTCTACCTGTGATTTGCTCGGGGTAAACAGACAGGTTTACTATAGATCCATAAAATCAAGACTTCATAAACAAACTGTAGCACAAAAAGTTATCGTTTTGGTTCGTGATATTCGGATGCTAATGCCAAGATTGGGTGGTAAGAAATTATACTTTCTGTTAAAGGATAAATTATCACTATTAAAAGTAGGAAGAGATAAATTGTTTAGAATACTAAAAGCTAACCATATGTTAATAATACCTAAAAGAAGCTACCACATAACTACAGACTCTCATCATAGATTTAGAAAGCACAGAAACCTTGTCAGCTCAATGGATATAGAAGGGCCTGAATCAGTTTGGGTGAGTGATATTACATATATCGGAACGAGAACCAACCCTTCGTATCTGGCATTAATCACAGATGCTTATTCTAAAAAGATTGTAGGATATGATGTGTCAAAATCTTTATCAATGGATGGTTCATTGAGGGCATTGGAAATGGCTATAAATAATAGAAAATACAAAGAAAGTCCATTAATACATCACTCTGATAGAGGGTTGCAATATTGCTCGAATGAATATCAAAGACTATTAGAAAACAATGAGATTAAGCCTAGTATGACTGAAAAATATGATCCATATGAAAATGCAGTTGCAGAGCGAATAAATGGAATTTTAAAACAGGAATTTAGTGTAGCACAGAAGATTCAAGATTTTAAAGTAAAGAAGAAACTGGTCAAAAATGCAATAGAAATATACAACAATATAAGACCTCATTTATCTAACGAAATGCTAACACCAATACAAATGCACGCACAAAAAAAAATTAAACCAAAACAATACAAATCAAAAAAGCTGAACAATGATGTCATTATTCAGCTTTAATTTTTAACTTTTACCCTTTAATAATCTGTATCGGTTATTTAGGACTAGACAATTTATTAAATATTTAATTATAAAAATGAATGTTCCTTTTATAAAATTAAATAAGGTTGTTAATTAATGCTAATTCTTCTTCACTAAAAACTGTATTTTCAGTAGCTTTTAAACTATCTAAAATTTGTTCAGTTTTACTTGCTCCAATTAGTACAGATGTAATTCGTTTATCTTTTAAAATCCAAGCTATTGCCATTTGAGCCAAATTTTGGTTTCTATTTTGGGCAATTTCATTTAAAGCTTTTATTTTATCCAGTTGCTTTTTAATTTGTTCAGTTTTTAAATATCTACCATCTTTTATAGCTCTAGAATCTTCAGGAAAACCATTTAAATATTTATCGGTTAACATTCCTTGCGCTAATGGCGAAAAAGCGATAGCACCAACACCTTCTTTTTCAATTAAGTTTAACAATCCATCTTCAACCCAACGATCTAACATATTATATCTTGGTTGATGAATTAAGCAAGGAGTTCCTAAATCTTTTAAAATTTTAAATGCTTCTGCTGCTCTTTCTGGTTGATAGTTTGAAATACCAACATACAGTGCTTTTCCTTGGCGAACCATTAAATCTAATGCTCCCATAGTTTCTTCTAAAGGGGTATCATAATCTGGACGGTGATGGTAAAAAATATCAACATAATCTAATCCCATACGTTTTAAACTTTGGTTTAAACTAGCCATTAAGTATTTTTTTGAACCCCATTCTCCATAAGGACCAGGCCACATATCGTAACCAGCTTTTGATGAAATTATTAATTCATCTCTATATTTTTTGAAGTCTTTTTTTAAAATTTTTCCAAAAGTAGTTTCTGCAGAACCATAAGGAGGACCATAATTATTAGCTAAATCAAAATGTGTAATTCCGTTATCAAAAGCACATTTTAATAAGTTTCTTGCATTTTTAAAATCGTCTTTTTTTCCAAAATTATGCCAAAGACCTAACGAAAGTTCAGGAAGTAGCAAACCGCTTTTTCCTGTTCTTCTATATTTCATTTTGTCATACCTTGAAGCATTTGCTTCATATTTAATTTTTTTACTCATAATTTATTATCAGGTTAGATTTCAAATACTTTTATAATTGTTTTTCAGTGTAAGAATAAAGAATATTTAATGAGAAATAAAGTGGTTTTTAGGTTATTAAGAATCTTCTTTTGGAGCTTTGTCTTTATGTTTAAAACGTTTATGTGTCCAAAAATAAAATTCAGGATTTGCTCTAATTTGTTTTTCAACTTTTTCTAAAAAAATATCAGTTATTTGGTAATCTTCAAATTTAGTAGCTTCATTAGTTATTAAACTAAATGTAGTTTGGTAATGTCCACGTTTTACTCTTTGTACATTCATATAAACAACATTTAAGTCGTATCTTTTTGCTAGCATTTCTGCACCGGTATGTATTGGTACTTTTATACCTAAAAATTTACTCCAATAAAAAGTCTTTTTTAATTGAGGAGATTGGTCACTTAGCAAACCATAAATAGCTTGTATATTATTTTTCTGATTGTTTTTCATTTCAGAAATAACTTTAGAAGTTTGTACCAATGAAGTTCCAAATTTAGTTCTAGATTTTAATATTTTATTATTAAAATATTTGTTATTTATTTTTGTAAATGCAGCATACCCTCTATAATCAACAAAGGAGTCTAAACTCATTATCCACTCCCAATTTGCATAATGTGGACCTACTAAAACCACACTTTTACCATCTTTATATAAATCAGTAAAAAAATCTATATTAGTGTATTTGTACCTTTTATAAATTGAATTTTTAGATACTGTAAACGATTTTATCATTTCAATAAAAATATCGACAAAATGATGGTAAAAAGCTTTCCTAATTTTAAGAAGTTCTTTATCAGTTTTTTCAGGGAAGCTAAGTTTTAAATTATTTAAAACAACCTTTTTTCTATAACCAATTACATAATAAACTAATAAATATACTCCATCTGATATGAAATATAGTATTTTAAATGGTAAAATAGAAAGTAACCAAATAATTGGGTAAACGAGAATGTATATAAGTAAATTCATAATAACAACTGCAAATATCGTATTTAATTTTTGTTTCTGAATAACTATCAATTCAATATCATCATTTTTTTATATTTTCGTACATTAATGCTAAAATAATTTAAATGAATATAGATAAAACACTGCTAATATTAATAATTGTAAATGTACTTGTTTCTATAAAAGGATTTAATGATCGTTTGTTTTTTGATAAGTATAAATTCCAAATTGGACCTATTAATAGAGGAGAAAAAATTAGAATGTTTACTTCTGGTTTTTTACATGTAGATTATTTGCATTTAATTTTAAATATGTATGTTTTGTATATTTTCGCTCCAATTATAATATTTAAATTAGGAGTTATTAAGTTTTTAATATTGTATTTAGGAAGTTTAATAACAGGGAGTATTTTAACATTAATGTTTCATAAAAATGAATCATATTATAGTGCTGTTGGAGCTTCAGGAGCCGTTGCGGGTATAATTTACGGGTCTATATTATTAAATCCAACAATGAGTTTAATGATGTTTCCATTACCAATACCAATTCCTGGTTATATTTTTGGAATTGGGTATTTATTATATTCAATTTATGGTATGAAGAAGCAGTTGGGAAATATTGGACATACAGCACATTTAGGTGGTGCAATTGGAGGTTTTGGGTTGACTTTATTAGTGTATCCTGAAGTTTTTTTAAATAGTACTTTTACAGTAGTAATACTTGGGGTGCCAATTATATTATTGTTGCTTTTTGGAAACCGTTTAAAATAAAAAAAAGCCAAACAAATGTTTGGCTTTTTTTTGAGCGAGAGACCGGGCTCGAACCGGCGACAGTCAGCTTGGAAGGCTGAAGCTCTACCAACTGAGCTACTCTCGCAATTGGTGATGCAAATATACAATCCTTTTTAACTTTTGCAAACGTTTTTTTAAGAAAATTTAAATTTTTTTATGCTAAAAAATTTAGACTTTAAAAGTGTTCAATTCAGAATCTTCATTTTCAATATGTTGAGTGAATTTATTGATTTTATTAAAAAATATTTAACACATAATTTTTAAAATATTATTTTTTATTTCTTTAAATAAAATATAAAAACAGGCCATAATTATAAAACTATAGCCTGTTTGTTTAAAAAATTTAACATTAATATTAACTAGAAGTTTATTTTAAGCTCTAGATTTTCTTTTTTTCATTTTTTTTGCTTCTAATTTTTTTTGAATTTTTTCTTGTTTTTTCTTATTTAATTCTTCTTTTGTAAGTTTCTTTCTTAATACAGCCATTGTATATTATTTTAAAGTTTATATAAAATTTTCAACAACTTAAACTCTATAACAATACATTATTTTAAATAACGAGTATTGCTATTCAATATATTTTAAATAAAATAGTTTTTTATAAGATAATGTAAAGAGTTTTTCAGGCACACTCGTAATGCCTGCTTAATTCAGGAAGATAATTTTACGTTTTAAAGACATAAAAGAACAAAACAAACAGTAGATTACTGTTGTAGATAAGCAATAAGTATGTTTTGTTTTTAAAAAATACATTTTTAAAATATTAAAAGAAATAAATATTAATTTAGAAGTAAAATTAATCATAATGTTCTAAATTACCTAATTTAGGTTTAGAGTTTATTTTTTAAATAATTATATATTTTTTTGTTATAAATTAGCTTTGTTTTATAAAGTAAATATCCTTTAAGAAATAAACATTAATTATTTTAGGTATAATATTTAATTAAAAAATGATTGAAATTAAAGAAATTACAGCAAAAGAAACTTTTGAAATTAGATTGGAGGTTTTGCGAAGAAATATACCATTGCCTTATGAGTTTAAAGGAGATTTTGATCAAGATACGTTTCATCTTGGTGCATTTAAAGAAGGTAAATTAATTGCAGTTTCTAGTTTTATGAAAGCTGAAAATAATAGTTTTAAAGGAAAACAATACCAATTAAGAGGTATGGCAACTTTAAATAACTATCAAGGTTTTGGAGCTGGAAAACTTTTAATATCAAAAGCCGAAGAAATTTTAAAATCTTTACATATAAATTGTTTATGGTGTAATGCACGTGTTATTGCATTAGATTTTTATAAAAAACAAGGTTTTTTAACTTATGGTGATAAATTTGAGGTTCCTTTAATTGGGGATCATTTTGTAATGTATAAATATTTAGATTAAAGATGCTTAGATTTTTTTTATATTGTTTTTTTGTAATGTCAAATTTTTTAGTTTTTTCTCAACAACAGTTTAGTGAAAAAGCTTTAATGGGTAGGGGAGATTTAGCTTTAGAAGGAACCTCTTTTAAGTTACAAAAAGAAACATTAGAAGCTTTTAAAAAAATGCAAAAAGCAGCTCTCAAAGAGGGGATAAATATAAAAATTGTTTCAGGTTATAGAAGTTTTGATCGTCAAAAAAGTATTTGGAATAGAAAGTATAATTTATATACTTCTCAAGGGTTAACACCAAATGAAGCACTTCAAAAAATAATTGAATATTCTACTATTCCTGGAACATCTCGTCACCATTGGGGAACTGATTTTGATATTATTGACGCTGCTGTTAAAGCCCCTAAAAGTCTTTTGGTTACAAGTAATTATGAAAAAAATGGCGTATATGCTAAATTAAAAAAATGGATGGATGCACATGCGGAATCTTATGGGTTTTATTTAGTTTACACAAATAATGAAACCAGAAAAGGATTTAAATATGAACCTTGGCATTATACCTATAAACCTTTATCTTTAAATATGTTATCTGAATATTTAAAAATTAATTTATTAGCATTTTATAAAAATATAAACTTAGAAGGAAGTCAATATTTGACAAAAGAATTTATAAGAAATTATTCTAAAAATAATATTTTAGATATAAATAAAAATTTAATAAATAATTAACATTTAAATTATCTGCTATTCATTTAAAAAAAATAAGTAAATTTGAGTCCTTATAATGTAAAACTTG
This window encodes:
- a CDS encoding TonB-dependent receptor, translated to MKTKFKSILTLFLALLVQISFAQEKTVSGTVTEGEGPLPGVNVIVKGSKIGTQTNFDGKYSIKVNTGDILVFSYVGMSNVEKTVGTANIINVEMEGSNLLDEVIVVAYGTAKKSDFTGSATQINSEEMELRPISNVSTAVEGASAGVAVTSASGQPGSGQSIQIRGIGSYSASSSPLYVVDGIVFSGYINSINPNDIESLTILKDASSTALYGNKAANGVVMITTKSGKNKKGEFTFNATSSIVDRSIPEYDRLDSDQYYEIMWEALRNTQAIPGINTAEEINNANIYASENIYSELLNNPYNVANDQIVGTDGKINPNAKLIYDDLDWLDAITRIGYRQNYDMSFQGGTEKGDYYVSLGYLNEEGYIINSDFERISGRINVNYKANSWLKTGLNLSITTSQGNQSQATSSQTSSYVNPVRFARGMGPIYNIYQHDASGNYILDGNGDRIYDLDASRPSDANNGRHIVAEIKWNEDLDEITSLGGKTYLDFQITKDLSFRTNLSIDERHYYNTDFENKFVGDGATAGRAGRTYTRRTVVGFNQLLNYSKTIGDHNISALLAHESIKEKYNALDGSRSGIIADGNTELINFVTTLDLYSYEDVLNDESYFGRVNYDYDGKYFLSASYREDGTSKFAEETRWGSFWSLGAAWRMDKEDFISKLDWVDMMKFRISYGEIGNNSGISWYAYQGLYDLGYNNQSESGFLQASLENRDLFWETSENFDVALEFRLFNKLNGIIEYYNKNSDNLLFAVPLPLSSGSESVYKNIGSMYNRGVEVSFDYDIIKTDNFKWNLGINAATVKNEFTKLPQEEIINGSKKLMVGRSIYDYWLKDWYGVDPADGAALYIPTEEAIEANDSDIRTVDGAIVTTNQANGEYHYAGSAIPDLTGAISNSFSYKDFDLGFMFTYQIGGKVIDYNYQSIMSAGDYGGALSVDILDRWQQPGDITDIPRMDPTETSNFNATSDRWLVDGSYLNLKRINFSYSLPSNVIDKLGVSTAQIYTSAENVFSLNARKGLDIQQNFSGTNSNVYTPSRIISLGVNVKF
- a CDS encoding RagB/SusD family nutrient uptake outer membrane protein; this encodes MKKILIIFIGILAVNVLFIACEEDFLDTYPTDQVSSGVVITTTGNAMSALNGIHRALYIRYDSQGRGGAGHFNMHIDELGEDHVFNSATWTSGIRWLMNASPTHSYNTSHWGMFYKWIANANVLINGVDGADGEQEEKDIIKGQALVYRAYCHYQLVQTWAEAYKIGVDNSQLGVPIKLDNSTEPIERSTVEAVYTQINTDLDDAMLLLEGYSRPNKSHLNQAVAKGLKARVALTQGNWDVAVKYAEEARAGYTLMDKDTYAKGFSDNLDANSEFMWASHIIEDQTNYYGNLGGYLSRNYSSSSIRANPRSINNLLYDKISETDVRKTLWDPTGEHEGLELVSNANKYPYTSQKFLAVSTSDSRMDVPMMRAGEMYLIEAEALARDNQFGSAAQVLFDLISTRDDNYTLSTNTGDDLIEEIMVQRRIELWGEGFRWFDLKRLNLPLDRTGSNHKSSINNNVMEVPVGDNRWIWPIPQDEIDANPLIEQNPI
- a CDS encoding C40 family peptidase translates to MKYLKYILVLVLFYSCQSNQSSITTFQNLNDSIKNKYAPDKRVAIYDVSYKKAGTNLILEGETDNPLAIEGLKSSLTAKGITFIDSVSILPESTVGEYTYALANNSAANLRGKGKHSAELVTQVILGTELKVLKNEGSFSLVQTPEKYIAWVDNGGIAFFTKDQLNKWNESELIIYTKTTGNSYQDSDFKIILTDMVLGGKVKLIEELTTSFKVEFPDGRIGFIKKDEAEKYKQWLIHLKPSKELVERYAKSLLGSPYLWGGTSTKAMDCSGFVKTVYLMNGFVTPRDASQQILKGEIVDKNLELEGLEKGDLMFFGTKATADKKQRVTHVGIWLGNGKQEFIHSSRRVRLNSMNPESEAYDTWCGEHYLGSRRYLDVESKELIKL
- a CDS encoding IS3 family transposase — translated: MLGVNRQVYYRSIKSRLHKQTVAQKVIVLVRDIRMLMPRLGGKKLYFLLKDKLSLLKVGRDKLFRILKANHMLIIPKRSYHITTDSHHRFRKHRNLVSSMDIEGPESVWVSDITYIGTRTNPSYLALITDAYSKKIVGYDVSKSLSMDGSLRALEMAINNRKYKESPLIHHSDRGLQYCSNEYQRLLENNEIKPSMTEKYDPYENAVAERINGILKQEFSVAQKIQDFKVKKKLVKNAIEIYNNIRPHLSNEMLTPIQMHAQKKIKPKQYKSKKLNNDVIIQL